The Euleptes europaea isolate rEulEur1 chromosome 2, rEulEur1.hap1, whole genome shotgun sequence genome has a segment encoding these proteins:
- the LRG1 gene encoding leucine-rich alpha-2-glycoprotein, translated as MAYSVAVLFLACVTTLLRGLEASPCPPLPVPSNATEFSCSSPSLQEFPTGFPEGTLLISVEFTNISQIGADALVGLHKLQELHLSNNKLRSLPGGLFRDLPDLAALDLTRNLLEDLPPGIFQNSRALRQLSLHENQLATLRPSWFHPLRQLDMLDLSHNQFKDVPPFCFGRLANLTNLDLSFNFLCTLAPQILEGLPRLEKLVLEGNHLRSIVDGAFQGVPSLKFLFLQNNTLASLPAGLFEPLNHLTLLDVSHNKLASFAAKFSRQATELGLDLSGNPWACDCRMNALVTWLKRYSVSLWAEKETICASPKYLEGQVVTSLAPGKFGSC; from the coding sequence ATGGCTTATTCGGTCGCAGTCCTTTTCCTGGCTTGTGTGACGACTCTCCTTCGCGGCCTCGAGGCCTCCCCGTGCCCTCCGCTTCCTGTGCCAAGCAACGCCACCGAGTTCTCCTGCTCCTCCCCGTCTCTTCAGGAGTTCCCGACAGGCTTCCCCGAGGGGACTCTGCTCATCTCCGTCGAGTTCACCAACATCTCCCAGATTGGCGCAGATGCGCTCGTGGGCCTCCACAAACTGCAGGAGCTTCACCTCTCCAACAACAAGCTGAGATCTCTTCCCGGCGGTCTCTTCCGTGACCTCCCGGACTTGGCCGCTCTGGATCTCACCCGCAACCTCCTCGAGGACCTGCCTCCAGGGATCTTCCAGAACTCCAGAGCCCTGAGGCAACTGTCTCTCCACGAGAACCAGTTGGCCACCCTGCGGCCATCTTGGTTTCACCCCTTGCGTCAGCTCGACATGCTCGATCTCTCCCACAACCAGTTCAAGGACGTGCCCCCCTTCTGCTTCGGCCGGCTGGCGAACCTGACGAACCTGGATCTCTCCTTCAACTTCCTCTGCACTTTGGCTCCCCAAATTCTTGAAGGACTACCCCGTCTAGAGAAGCTGGTCCTGGAAGGTAACCATCTCCGGTCCATCGTGGACGGGGCCTTCCAGGGTGTTCCAAGCCTGAAGTTTCTCTTCCTCCAAAACAACACTTTGGCCAGTCTCCCGGCGGGGCTCTTCGAGCCGCTGAACCACCTAACCCTGTTGGACGTCTCCCACAACAAGCTTGCCTCGTTCGCGGCGAAGTTTTCGAGGCAGGCGACGGAGCTCGGTCTCGATCTGTCGGGCAACCCCTGGGCGTGCGACTGCCGCATGAACGCTCTGGTGACCTGGCTGAAGCGATATTCCGTCTCACTCTGGGCTGAGAAAGAAACCATCTGTGCCAGCCCAAAGTACCTGGAAGGTCAGGTGGTAACGTCTCTCGCCCCTGGCAAATTTGGCTCCTGCTGA